The Procambarus clarkii isolate CNS0578487 chromosome 4, FALCON_Pclarkii_2.0, whole genome shotgun sequence genomic sequence gtgtgaaaatgaagtttggagagttaatttttcaactacctaccatcgacagtgaagaaaaacgtaagaaatattgagtagattcgtgttagaataatttATCTTAACCTTTCGGTTATACTCAACAACATGAGTACTCACTCAACTCCAGCGTCGGgagtatattatataatatatattatattatattacataatataatataatataatatatattatattatataatataatataatatataattgtgtgtgtgtgtgtctgcctggTTTTGgtactctctctcttcccccccccccccccccaacaccgaaGATTTCTCCCAACCGACCACCCCCCCAACTCTTGCTCGCCCCCACCatcactcccccacacccccttcccccccccacacccccttcccccccacacccccttcctcccccacacccccttcctcccccacacccccttcctccccacaccccctccccgtgCGCACCGGTAATTTTCCCTGCCAGGTTCCCTTCATTTTATTTCCACATTTGAGTAGTCGGTCCCTTTTTCTTTTCCCTTCCGCATCAGAAATTTCCCTACTGAATGTGTtttcttccccacacacaccagtaacctcccctccacccccacccccctaacatcctcccccacacacatcagtaacctcccctccacccctcccctaaCATCCTCCCCCACACGACAATAATTTCCCTACTCTCCTCTACTTTCCTTCCCCACCCGGCAGTAATTCCCCTACCTTGCTTTCCAAACTGGGGTAATTCCCTAGGCGGCGGGGGCTTTGATGTCCTCCACTGTGATTGGGACAGCTTTGACTGATTGCTTCCCGCCAAATTGTTAGGAAAATTGTTGGAAATTGCAGCACAAGCTGATAACTAAATTGACGATGGCATGAATCACTTGGTGATAACGCGGGTGAATTTTCTcccgctggaggaggaggagacggggATACGAACTGGGGAGTCTCGAACCAGTGTCACTTCGAAGCCGCAAACGTGGAAGCCACGAACCAGAGTCTCTTCGAAGTCGCAAACGTGGAAGCCACGAACCAGAGTCTCTTCGAAGCCGCAAACGTGGAAGCCACGAACCAGAGTCACTTCGAAGCCGCAAACGTGGAAGCCACGAACCAGAGTCTCTTCGGAGCCGCAAACGTGGAAGCCACGAACCAGAGTCTCTTCGAAGCCCCAAACGTGGAAGCCACGAACCAGAGTCTCTTCGAAGCCGCAAACGTGGAAGCCACGAACCAGAATCTCTTCGAAGCCGCAAACGTGGAAGCCACGAACCAGAGTCACTTCGAAGCCGCAAACGTGGAAGCCACGAACCAGAGTCACTTCGAAGCCGCAAACGTGGAAGCCACGAACCAGAGTCACTTCGAAGCCGCAAACGTGGAAGCCACGAACCAGAGTCACTTCGAAGCCGCAAACGTGGAAGCCACGAACCAGAGTCACTTCGAAGCCGCAAACGTGGAAGCCACGAACCAGAGTCACTTCGAAGCCGCAAACGTGGAAGCCACGAACCAGAGTCTCTTCGAAGCCGCAAATGTGTGTTAACGTATACTCTAACGCACTCTGATGCCATCAGAGTgcacctggcctcaggccgggtccACAGGGAGTAGAAGGACTCTCGAAACCCAGCCCAGGTATGCTCTACAGTAACGAAAACCCTGAGGGACCCCCACTCAGTGACCTCGTTTCATGcagttcggcgttcaatccccgaccgtccaccaaatgGTTGGGGGGCACCATtcattccctccgtcccatcccaaatccttatcctgacccagtgctatatagtcgtaatggctttgcgctttcccctgataattaaaaaataataattatgagtattataattattaaaataaCACCGGCAATATCGCCTATAATTACAAAAAAATAACGAAGTAATTCACATTGAGTTATGAGTTTTATGAGTTATGAAACTGTAAAGTTTCTTAACTCATAaaacacaagtgattcaacagtgAGAAGACTGGTGGCACTGTAGGGGCTGGCACTGTTGTATAGCATGATATtgtgacggggggagggggggagtgccaGTGGGAGAGGAGGCACTGTGATTGGTCAGAACAAAGAGCTAATGGCATTGTTAGCGGTGGCTTTGGGAGTGTCACAGGGAAGGGAAAGAGGTGAAATGCCGTGAGAAGGGCgacgaggaagggggaggagtgaggaagggggagcaagggagagggggggaggggaacggGGGGGCAGCGGGATCATCTGGGAAGGTAGATTATATGGGAAAGAAGAGACACTAGGAGAAACAGGGAATATGAAGGAACAGAACGAAAGAGAGGGGGGGTGGCGAGAAAGGAACGAAaataggaagggaaagagggacgtAAAGAAGGTAGAGAGGGAGCTAAAGAAGGGTATACACGTAAcgcaaaaaggagagagagagagacagagagagagagagacagagagagagacagagagagagagagagagacagagagagagagagagagacagagagacagagagagacagagagagagagagagagagagagagagagagagagagagagagagagagagagagagagagagagagagagagagagagagagagagagagaaagacgtaTAAACTGACAGATTAAATATAATCAGTCACTGAGACCAAATAAAGAGTGCGGAAGGGAAAGATAAACTGACATAGAAAAGAAGTAGACACAGAAACAGGAGGAAAACAGAATACAACAACAATCCTACAATACAATATAATCCCCCTGCTTCTACTGGAAGAAGCAGTAGAGGAGAACTACATCGACGATATCAAAATTAAACAAGCGAGCAAACAAGAGCCCTGGCAAGGCGCACAAGAGAGGCTCTGACGGACAAAAAAATTCTAATGGCTAGCCAGAGGCCACATATTCTCAAAGACGGGGGAAGAGAGGTTCAGAACCTACAAGACAAGGCACTGGAGGTGGGGCGGggcgctgagagagagagagagagagagacggatgtGTCTAGACGCTGAGATGAATCTTCCTCCCGTCTcctcctacacccgtctcctcctaCACCAGACTACAAGCCTGACTGCTCATTTCAAGATGTGGCCACATCCCAAGGGTCCTCGAAAGGGGGATGTGGTTCGCTCTTATATGGGGGCCAATTCACGGAGCTGTGAAAAGTTTGGTTCAATGGAACGTGATTATTATGGCACTGTAACGCGATCACTGCAGTGCTTTATAAACATTAATTTGCCACGATTCGATAAACAAGAAGTCAAACCTGAGGGGATCGGCTCTGTGGCCCCAACCAGCTTCCAAAATGGAAGCTATGACAATGAAATGTGGCACCCTCACGCCAAAATTAGAAGACGTGACTCTAACGAGACATGACAACACAAGCAAATGCCACCCTGTGGCACTCTTAGAAATCACTGGCACTCTTTAAACCGGCCCAGGGAGCCGCTTTGGCCCAAAACACTTCAATTAGGGGGAAACTTGCTTACTAAATTCCTTGAACCAAACTGTCGAAGCGAGATACATACTAAGATCCCACGTGACAAGCGGAACGACCCAACAGGACCAGTTGGGGGATTTTTAAAGATCtatcagtggggggggggggggagggggctctgTCTAGAAGTCTACCAATTGAGAGTAGAAGAGGAGGGCCCAGTTGAAGCTGGAAATGCAAATAAATACTTATCCCCTCTTACGATTGGTCAACAGAAGCACTATAGGATGTtatagaagccacctccagccacaactgtaaacAGCAAAAATTAAACAACAATTTCAGACTGTCAGGAATGTAACGCCACGGGTACAGCCCGGCTACCAAGCGGGGGGTATATAGGGATACAGTTCCCTTGCCTGTAGTCACTGTTGGGTAAATACAGGATATCCAGTGGCTCACAGGGACCTACAGGATCCCTCACCCTACGGAATCCTCCACGATACTGGTGACAGGCAGAGCAACACCAGTGGAATATAGAGGACACGGAGCCACGCTTCACAAGAGGGAGAGGAGCAGGTGGTCTAAACATTTGGAGGAAGTGGACAGAAGAAGAGGGATAGAACACGAGGCAGAACAGGCGGCTTTGGCGGGAAGGAGGAAGCAGGCTTTGGCGGGAAGGAGGAAGCAGGCTTTGGCGGGAAGGAGAAAGCAGGCTTTGGCGGGAAGGAGGAAGCAGGCTTTGGCGGGAAGGAGGAAGCAGGCTTTGGCGGGAAGGAGAAAGCAGGCTTTGGCAGGAAGGAGGAAGCAGGCTTTGGCGGGAAGGAGGAAGCAGGCTTTGGCGGGAAGGAGGAAGCAGGCTTTGGCAGGAAGGAGACGacgacgcagcagcagcagcatcagcagcatcagcagcagcagcatcagcagcaggagcatcagcagcagcagcatcagcagcaggagcatcagcagcagcagcatcagcagcaggagcagcagcatcatcagcagcaggagcagcagcagcagcagccgcagcagcatcagcagcagccgcagcagcatcagcagcagccgcagcagcatcagcagcagccgcagcagcatcagcagcagcagcagcatcagcagcagcagcagcatcagcagcagcagcagacaagcAGCATGACCTGCCACTAGTCAAAAGTCTACGGTATGCGAACTGCAGATTTCACTAACAAAAACCTCATACCACGACCCCAATCGTTCAGCTGAGGTCACCGGCCACGTGACCCCTGAAGAGCCCATTGGCAGTAACGTAGTTAAGACAACATTGCGGTAGTATAGTGAATGACCAGTTATCGAGTTGACCAATGAACGCGCGGGAATACCTAGAGAAGCCGACCAATGAACGCGCGGGAATACCTAGAGAAGCCGACCAATGAACGCGCGGGAATACCTAGAGAAGCCGACCAATGAACGCGCGGGAATACCTAGAGAAGCCGACCAATGAACGCGCGGGAATACCTAGAGAAGCCGACCAATGAACGCGCGGGAATACCTACAGAAGCTGACCAATGAACGCGCGGGAATACCTAGAGAAGCCGACCAATGAACGCGCGGGAATACCTAGAGAAGCCGACCAATGAACGCGCGGGAATACCTAGAGAAGCCGACCAATGAGTGTTTAAAGCAGAATGGACTGAACAAAAGAACAACCAATGAACGTCCAGGAACGAAGCCTCCGTCTCTCCTCCTAGACCAAAGTGGTTCGACGCTATTTACACAACAAACACCAATTACCACACGAGATATTTATTCGTTTGATCACTCACTCAAGAGTGCATAACAGCACTCAAGGCTAGAGTGCGCTAGAGATTTGTGGAAGTGATTCTCCTCCACTGCTCCCCTACTTCTACTTTTCTCTCCCCCTTTCCTTCTCATTTCTCTCAGTATTATATACACTATCTTGATTTGAACTTCGTTTCGTTTCCccatacgcacgcacgcacgcacgcacgcacacacacacagcccaataggctcaggaacctgtacatcagttaattgagagttcagaggtgggaccaaag encodes the following:
- the LOC138371305 gene encoding another transcription unit protein-like — translated: MGRRRRGYELGSLEPVSLRSRKRGSHEPESLRSRKRGSHEPESLRSRKRGSHEPESLRSRKRGSHEPESLRSRKRGSHEPESLRSPKRGSHEPESLRSRKRGSHEPESLRSRKRGSHEPESLRSRKRGSHEPESLRSRKRGSHEPESLRSRKRGSHEPESLRSRKRGSHEPESLRSRKRGSHEPESLRSRKRGSHEPESLRSRKCVLTYTLTHSDAIRVHLASGRVHRE